The following proteins come from a genomic window of Aequorivita marisscotiae:
- a CDS encoding Tex family protein has product MKTLVAYITSQTQLPQKSVENTVKLLKEDCTIPFISRYRKELTGNLDEVQIGEIVKFKEQYEALEKRKATILKSLEEQEVLTAELQKSIEEATDLIALEDLYLPYKKKRKTKADTARENGLEPLAKIIMAQTRSLSSSEISALASKYIKGEINSEDEALEGARHIIAEWINERTDIRNMLRNQLERYATISTKVVKKMADDEKAQKFRDYFDWNEALNKIPSHRLLAILRATSEGFIRNKIEIDDEKALSKIEDRVVKSKDAASKQIKLAIEDSYKRLLFPALSNETLSAAKEKADETAINVFAKNLKQLLLGSPLGEKRVLAIDPGFRTGCKVVCLDAQGNLQHNETIFPHPPKNDSSTAMKKISSLADAHKIEAIAIGNGTASRETEQFIKRIHFKNPPQVFVVSEAGASIYSASKIARDEFPNYDVTVRGAVSIGRRLQDPLAELVKIDAKSIGVGQYQHDVDQTKLQNSLDTTVALCVNSVGVNINTASIPLLSYVSGIGPKLAENVVNYREENGAFASREEIKKVSRLGEKAFEQAAGFLRIKNGKNPLDDSSVHPESYSVVSKMAKDEKVNVQDLIGIKTLLQKINLENYISEKIGLITLKDILKELEKPGLDIREEAKVFTFNQNIKTIADLQEGQLLPGIVNNITNFGAFVDIGIKESGLIHVSNLADAYVSDVSEHVHLHQQIIVKVLDVDVARKRIQLKLHK; this is encoded by the coding sequence TTGAAAACATTAGTAGCCTATATAACCTCCCAAACCCAACTCCCCCAAAAAAGCGTTGAAAACACGGTAAAACTTTTAAAGGAAGACTGCACCATTCCCTTTATTTCACGCTATCGAAAGGAACTGACTGGAAATCTGGATGAGGTTCAAATTGGCGAAATCGTAAAATTCAAGGAACAATATGAAGCATTAGAAAAGCGGAAAGCTACTATCCTAAAATCCTTGGAAGAGCAAGAAGTTTTAACAGCAGAACTTCAAAAAAGCATTGAAGAAGCAACAGATTTAATCGCTTTGGAAGATTTGTATTTGCCGTACAAAAAGAAGCGAAAAACAAAAGCTGATACCGCGCGCGAAAATGGTTTGGAGCCTTTGGCGAAAATTATAATGGCGCAGACCCGAAGTCTGTCCAGTTCAGAAATTTCTGCGCTTGCTTCAAAATATATTAAAGGAGAAATAAATTCCGAAGATGAAGCTTTGGAGGGCGCCCGACACATCATTGCCGAATGGATAAACGAACGCACCGATATTCGGAATATGCTTCGGAATCAATTGGAACGTTATGCAACAATTTCGACTAAAGTTGTAAAGAAAATGGCCGACGATGAAAAAGCCCAGAAATTCCGTGATTATTTTGACTGGAACGAAGCTTTGAATAAAATTCCTTCACATAGATTATTGGCAATTCTTCGTGCAACTTCCGAAGGATTTATTCGAAATAAAATAGAAATCGACGATGAAAAAGCACTTTCTAAAATTGAAGACCGCGTTGTAAAGTCTAAAGATGCCGCTTCAAAACAAATAAAACTCGCGATTGAAGATAGCTACAAACGTCTTTTGTTTCCGGCACTTTCAAACGAAACGCTTTCCGCTGCAAAGGAAAAGGCGGATGAAACAGCTATTAACGTTTTTGCCAAAAACTTAAAGCAACTTTTGCTCGGTTCGCCTTTGGGTGAAAAACGTGTTTTGGCAATTGATCCTGGGTTTAGAACGGGTTGCAAAGTAGTTTGCCTGGATGCACAAGGCAATTTGCAGCACAATGAAACCATTTTTCCGCATCCGCCAAAAAACGATTCTTCAACCGCGATGAAAAAGATAAGTTCGCTTGCCGACGCCCATAAAATTGAAGCAATTGCGATTGGCAACGGAACAGCTTCGCGAGAAACAGAGCAGTTTATAAAACGAATTCACTTTAAAAATCCACCACAGGTTTTTGTGGTTAGCGAAGCCGGGGCCTCAATTTATTCGGCGTCAAAAATTGCACGTGATGAATTCCCGAATTACGACGTTACGGTGCGCGGCGCAGTTTCCATCGGTCGACGGTTACAGGATCCGTTGGCGGAGCTGGTAAAAATTGATGCCAAATCTATCGGTGTTGGGCAGTATCAGCACGATGTAGACCAGACAAAACTTCAAAATTCGCTCGATACAACCGTAGCGTTATGTGTGAATTCGGTGGGGGTAAATATCAATACCGCGAGCATTCCGCTACTGAGTTATGTTTCGGGGATTGGTCCAAAATTGGCTGAAAATGTGGTGAATTATCGTGAAGAAAATGGCGCTTTTGCTTCCCGTGAAGAAATAAAAAAGGTGTCACGTTTGGGTGAAAAGGCTTTTGAACAAGCGGCTGGCTTTCTTCGTATTAAAAATGGTAAAAATCCGTTGGACGATTCTTCGGTGCATCCCGAAAGTTATTCGGTTGTTTCAAAAATGGCGAAGGATGAAAAAGTAAACGTGCAAGATTTAATTGGCATTAAAACACTGCTTCAAAAAATAAATCTTGAAAATTATATTTCAGAAAAAATAGGGCTTATAACTTTAAAGGATATTTTAAAGGAACTTGAAAAACCGGGCTTGGATATTCGTGAAGAGGCGAAGGTTTTTACCTTCAATCAAAATATAAAAACCATTGCTGATTTGCAGGAAGGACAACTGCTGCCGGGGATTGTAAACAACATTACCAATTTTGGCGCTTTTGTGGATATTGGTATAAAGGAAAGCGGTTTGATCCACGTTTCGAACCTTGCAGATGCTTATGTTTCTGATGTGAGCGAGCATGTACATTTGCATCAACAAATAATTGTAAAAGTGCTTGATGTTGATGTTGCGCGGAAACGGATTCAGCTAAAATTGCATAAATAG
- a CDS encoding TIGR02594 family protein, which yields MLGETIKIALGELGQKEIKGTNHNERILEYQEMTGLNFGNDEVAWCSIFANWVALQANLPRSNSAMARSWLNIGAKTDWPQPGDVVVFWRKSRTSAFGHVGFFLGFTKSGKSIYCIGGNQDDEVNIQTFPISRILEFRSLTADLPEDIKVPAGYLRRGDSNGNVKLLQKILIKLDFLDGSADGVFGPKTEAALKAFQTSNNITVDGIYGSQSRSVLKNALNL from the coding sequence ATGTTGGGAGAAACGATAAAAATTGCATTGGGCGAATTGGGCCAAAAAGAAATTAAAGGTACCAATCATAACGAACGTATTCTTGAATATCAAGAAATGACAGGGCTAAACTTTGGCAACGACGAGGTTGCTTGGTGTAGCATTTTTGCAAATTGGGTGGCATTACAGGCCAATTTGCCGAGGTCTAATAGCGCCATGGCTAGAAGTTGGTTGAATATTGGCGCTAAAACAGATTGGCCGCAACCGGGCGATGTAGTGGTATTTTGGCGAAAAAGCAGAACCAGTGCCTTTGGCCACGTCGGTTTCTTTTTGGGCTTCACTAAAAGTGGTAAATCCATTTATTGTATTGGAGGCAATCAAGATGACGAAGTAAATATTCAAACTTTTCCCATATCCAGAATACTGGAATTCAGAAGCCTTACCGCAGATTTACCAGAAGATATAAAAGTTCCTGCTGGCTATTTAAGGAGAGGCGACAGCAACGGAAACGTAAAATTACTGCAGAAAATATTGATTAAATTAGATTTTTTGGATGGTAGCGCAGATGGTGTATTTGGACCAAAAACCGAAGCCGCATTAAAAGCGTTTCAAACAAGCAATAATATTACGGTAGATGGTATTTACGGCAGCCAATCGAGAAGTGTACTTAAAAATGCATTAAATCTATAA
- a CDS encoding DMT family transporter gives MTKPRIALVLGIICISIFPILVKLKLAPAIVSAFYRMAIAASILVPFALLSGKFKIPSIKLFLLTLVCGTIFALDVAVWNIAIQESTATQATLLTNLSPVWVGIGAFFFLKNKPTRNFWIGTVIAIFGMITLVGFHFFVNLDFNLAFIFAILSGVFYAIYMLVSKFVLYDVEVLPFITLSTFTSAVFLGVLSFFINEPFTGFTEMGWISLLIQGLVCQLAAWLLLGYATKHMRATRVSVSLLGQAVLTTIFAWLFINETVTFQMIIGGIILLFGIWVTFYSKKIPIIGKEIKIEKGV, from the coding sequence ATGACAAAGCCTAGAATTGCCCTTGTCTTAGGAATTATTTGTATTTCAATCTTTCCTATTTTGGTGAAACTCAAGTTGGCGCCTGCCATAGTTTCGGCATTTTATAGAATGGCAATTGCCGCTTCAATATTGGTTCCCTTTGCGCTGTTATCGGGAAAATTTAAAATTCCTTCTATAAAATTGTTTTTACTTACCCTGGTATGTGGTACTATTTTCGCGTTAGATGTGGCCGTATGGAATATTGCAATTCAGGAATCTACGGCTACGCAAGCCACACTTTTAACTAATCTTTCTCCCGTATGGGTAGGAATAGGTGCGTTTTTCTTCTTAAAAAATAAGCCCACACGCAATTTTTGGATTGGTACAGTGATCGCAATTTTTGGAATGATAACTTTAGTTGGATTCCACTTTTTTGTGAATTTAGATTTTAATTTGGCCTTTATCTTTGCAATTCTTTCAGGTGTGTTTTATGCCATCTATATGTTGGTGAGTAAGTTTGTGCTTTATGATGTTGAGGTACTTCCGTTTATTACTTTAAGCACTTTTACCTCTGCCGTTTTTCTGGGAGTACTAAGTTTTTTTATAAATGAACCCTTTACGGGCTTTACCGAAATGGGTTGGATTTCGTTGCTAATTCAAGGCTTAGTTTGCCAATTGGCGGCGTGGTTATTGTTGGGCTACGCCACAAAACACATGCGTGCTACAAGGGTTTCGGTGAGCTTGCTAGGCCAAGCGGTTTTAACCACCATATTTGCGTGGTTGTTTATAAATGAAACGGTTACTTTCCAAATGATTATTGGTGGAATTATTCTATTATTCGGAATTTGGGTTACTTTCTATTCCAAAAAAATCCCAATTATTGGCAAGGAGATAAAAATTGAAAAAGGAGTTTAG
- a CDS encoding ferredoxin, with protein MVVVTLQRNKCIGCNYCVELAPAYFRMSKKDGKTVLLHSEEKRGFFTRKISDNAEFETCEQAAKACPVKIISTKLI; from the coding sequence ATGGTAGTGGTAACACTTCAGCGGAATAAATGCATTGGCTGCAATTACTGTGTAGAATTGGCTCCGGCGTATTTTAGAATGTCTAAAAAAGACGGCAAAACCGTATTGCTGCATTCTGAGGAAAAACGTGGATTCTTTACGCGGAAAATTTCGGACAATGCCGAATTCGAAACTTGTGAGCAGGCCGCAAAAGCGTGTCCTGTAAAGATTATTTCAACAAAACTTATTTAA
- a CDS encoding peptidase U32 family protein, whose protein sequence is MTSSGKIELMAPAGNFESLQAALDNGADSVYFGVEQLNMRARASINFTIADLPEIAKRCKKNGVRTYLTLNTIIYDHDLSLIKTLLDAAKAARLTAVIAMDQAVIAYARQIGMEVHISTQINITNIETVKFYALFADTMVMSRELSLRQVKKITSDIEKEQIKGPSGSLVEVEIFGHGALCMAVSGKCYLSLHSHNSSANRGACKQNCRKKYTVIDQETGFEIELDNEYMMSPKDLCTVDFLDQVIDTGVKVLKIEGRGRAPEYVATVVKTYREAIDAYYEGTYCEEKAEQWMLELAKVYNRGFWSGYYLGQKLGEWSNTDGSQATQKKVYIGKGEHYFTKAKIAEFKIEAYDLNLGDKILVTGPTTGAKEFQLSEMLVNDQALTTAKKGDSCTIPVPFRVRPSDKLYKIVTS, encoded by the coding sequence ATGACTTCTTCTGGAAAAATAGAATTAATGGCTCCTGCGGGCAATTTTGAATCGTTACAGGCAGCATTAGACAATGGCGCAGACTCTGTATATTTTGGTGTTGAACAATTGAACATGCGCGCTCGGGCAAGCATTAATTTTACAATTGCCGATCTTCCCGAAATTGCTAAACGTTGTAAAAAAAATGGAGTTCGCACCTACCTTACTTTAAATACTATAATTTACGATCACGATTTATCGTTGATTAAAACTTTACTCGATGCCGCAAAAGCTGCCAGACTTACTGCGGTAATTGCCATGGACCAGGCCGTAATTGCATACGCCAGGCAAATTGGGATGGAGGTACACATTTCAACCCAAATAAATATTACAAATATTGAAACGGTAAAATTTTACGCACTTTTTGCAGATACCATGGTAATGAGTCGCGAATTGAGCCTGCGACAAGTAAAAAAGATAACCAGTGATATTGAAAAAGAACAGATAAAAGGGCCGTCGGGGAGTTTAGTTGAAGTTGAAATTTTTGGCCATGGCGCACTCTGTATGGCAGTTTCGGGCAAATGTTATTTGAGCCTCCATTCGCATAATTCTTCTGCTAATCGCGGAGCTTGCAAGCAGAATTGCCGAAAAAAATACACGGTTATAGACCAAGAAACAGGTTTTGAAATTGAATTGGACAACGAATATATGATGTCGCCCAAGGATCTTTGCACGGTAGATTTTTTGGATCAAGTAATTGACACTGGCGTAAAAGTCTTAAAAATTGAAGGTCGCGGTCGCGCTCCCGAATATGTGGCCACTGTAGTAAAAACCTACCGCGAAGCCATAGATGCTTATTATGAAGGTACGTATTGCGAAGAAAAAGCAGAACAATGGATGCTCGAACTGGCTAAAGTGTATAACCGCGGATTTTGGAGCGGTTACTATCTGGGTCAAAAATTGGGAGAATGGAGCAATACCGATGGTTCCCAAGCTACGCAGAAAAAAGTTTATATAGGAAAAGGTGAACACTATTTTACTAAAGCGAAAATTGCAGAATTCAAAATTGAAGCATACGATTTAAATTTAGGTGATAAAATTTTGGTTACTGGCCCAACAACTGGCGCCAAGGAGTTTCAACTTTCAGAAATGTTAGTAAACGACCAAGCCTTAACTACAGCGAAAAAAGGCGATTCCTGTACTATTCCAGTGCCGTTTAGAGTGCGCCCATCAGACAAACTGTATAAAATAGTAACTTCATAA
- a CDS encoding histone deacetylase family protein, whose translation MLKIAYHSIYKHPLPEGHRFPMEKYELLPQQLLHEGSCTPENFFKPKMPAEAVILAVHTQEYFTDLLNLTLDKRAARKIGFPISKSLIERELRIAQGTIDGSEYALQYGIAMNIAGGTHHAYTGHGEGFCLLNDQAIAARYLQNNGYAKKILIVDLDVHQGNGTAQIFQNDDSVFTFSMHGAGNYPFKKEKSDLDIAIPDGSGDAIYLQKLKETLPKLIDNQKPDFIFYLSGVDILATDKLGRLNCTVAGSKARDRFVLEFCKDLQIPVQVSMGGGYSPEIKTIIDAHANTFRLAQEIFF comes from the coding sequence ATGTTGAAAATAGCCTATCATTCTATTTATAAACATCCCTTGCCAGAGGGACATCGCTTTCCAATGGAGAAGTATGAATTGCTGCCGCAACAGCTGTTACACGAAGGGAGTTGCACCCCTGAAAATTTTTTTAAACCGAAAATGCCTGCGGAAGCCGTTATTCTTGCTGTACACACCCAAGAATATTTTACTGATTTATTGAATCTTACACTGGATAAACGAGCTGCTCGAAAAATTGGCTTTCCTATATCTAAATCACTAATTGAGCGGGAACTTCGCATTGCCCAGGGAACAATTGATGGGAGCGAATATGCATTACAGTACGGAATTGCAATGAATATTGCGGGAGGAACGCACCACGCATACACCGGACACGGTGAAGGATTTTGCTTGCTTAATGATCAAGCTATTGCGGCCAGATACCTTCAGAATAATGGATATGCAAAGAAAATTCTGATAGTGGATTTAGACGTGCACCAAGGCAATGGCACGGCGCAGATTTTTCAAAATGACGATTCTGTATTTACATTTTCCATGCACGGCGCGGGCAATTATCCGTTTAAAAAGGAAAAGAGCGATTTAGATATTGCAATTCCCGACGGCAGTGGCGATGCCATTTATCTTCAGAAATTAAAAGAAACTCTACCAAAATTAATCGATAACCAAAAGCCGGATTTTATATTTTATTTAAGCGGTGTTGATATTTTGGCGACCGATAAATTAGGAAGATTAAATTGTACTGTTGCGGGAAGCAAAGCGCGCGATCGTTTTGTTTTAGAGTTTTGCAAAGATTTGCAAATTCCGGTGCAGGTAAGCATGGGTGGAGGCTATTCGCCAGAAATAAAAACTATTATTGACGCGCATGCCAATACTTTTCGGTTGGCGCAGGAAATTTTTTTCTGA
- a CDS encoding single-stranded DNA-binding protein, translating to MNALRNKVQLIGRLGQDPEIITFADGNKMAKFSMATDDSYKDKSGQKVERTYWHNIVVKGGLVKVVENYITKGKEIVIEGKLTNRSWDDKEGNKHYITEVFCNELVMLGSK from the coding sequence ATGAACGCACTTAGAAACAAAGTACAGTTGATTGGAAGATTGGGCCAAGACCCAGAAATAATAACTTTTGCCGATGGCAACAAAATGGCAAAATTCTCTATGGCCACAGACGACAGCTACAAAGACAAAAGTGGACAAAAAGTAGAACGCACCTATTGGCATAATATAGTGGTAAAAGGCGGTTTGGTAAAAGTTGTAGAAAACTATATAACCAAAGGCAAGGAAATTGTAATTGAAGGAAAACTTACCAACCGTTCCTGGGACGATAAGGAAGGCAACAAACATTATATTACCGAAGTATTTTGCAACGAGCTGGTCATGCTGGGGAGTAAATAA
- a CDS encoding TMEM175 family protein — MNRNRLEAFSDGVLAIIITIMVLELKVPHGTKLNDLVPVLPVFLSYILSFIYVGIYWNNHHHMMHTVQKVNGTILWANLHLLFWLSLIPFVTGWVGENHFAELPMALYGGVLLMAAIAYFILQRSILAVQGKDSLLNKALGKDFKGKASPIIYSIAIMGSFVNPWIAGMLYILVALMWLIPDKRIEIIFKEE, encoded by the coding sequence ATGAACCGCAACAGATTGGAAGCTTTTAGCGATGGCGTGCTCGCTATTATAATTACTATTATGGTATTGGAATTAAAAGTGCCGCACGGCACCAAGTTAAATGATCTGGTACCCGTATTGCCCGTATTTTTAAGTTACATTTTAAGTTTTATCTATGTAGGCATTTACTGGAACAACCATCACCATATGATGCATACGGTACAGAAAGTAAACGGCACCATTCTCTGGGCCAATCTTCATTTGTTGTTTTGGCTTTCTTTAATTCCTTTTGTTACGGGGTGGGTGGGAGAAAATCATTTTGCCGAATTACCTATGGCACTCTACGGAGGGGTTCTTTTAATGGCTGCCATTGCCTATTTTATTTTACAGCGAAGTATTTTAGCGGTACAAGGGAAGGATTCTCTATTAAATAAAGCATTGGGAAAAGACTTTAAAGGAAAGGCATCGCCCATTATTTATTCCATCGCAATAATGGGATCGTTCGTAAATCCTTGGATTGCGGGTATGTTATATATTTTGGTGGCTTTAATGTGGCTTATTCCCGATAAGCGTATAGAAATTATTTTTAAGGAAGAATAA
- a CDS encoding CBS domain-containing protein, with amino-acid sequence MGIKSFIGRRAKPKKGSSEKVKVSDYMTRNLITFKPEQSILEVMEVLLKKRISGGPVVNDQNELVGIISEGDCLKELSDARYHNHPMEDVKVEEHMIKNVDTIDGEMNVLDAANKFLESKHRRFPILENGKLAGQISQSDVLRAAMKLKGQTW; translated from the coding sequence ATGGGAATTAAAAGTTTTATTGGTAGAAGGGCGAAGCCCAAAAAAGGGTCATCGGAAAAGGTAAAAGTTTCTGATTATATGACCCGTAACCTAATTACATTTAAACCAGAGCAATCTATTTTGGAAGTTATGGAAGTGCTTTTAAAAAAGCGAATTTCGGGCGGCCCAGTGGTTAATGACCAAAATGAGTTGGTTGGCATTATTTCTGAAGGAGATTGCCTTAAAGAATTGAGCGATGCCCGGTATCACAACCACCCCATGGAAGATGTAAAGGTAGAAGAGCACATGATTAAAAACGTTGATACTATTGATGGTGAAATGAATGTGCTGGACGCAGCCAATAAATTTTTGGAATCAAAACACCGTCGTTTTCCAATCTTGGAGAATGGTAAGCTTGCAGGTCAGATTAGCCAAAGCGACGTACTTCGCGCCGCTATGAAATTAAAAGGCCAGACCTGGTAA
- a CDS encoding M28 family peptidase — MKKLGAILSLLLIVGLLFYSFYSLTPHYDENKTYPATEFSVDRALEPLSEIAKQPHYLGSDGHKEVRKILIAEMQKLGLDPHIQTGFSLNPDSKTLNKPVNIIGRIKGSEDGKALLLLSHYDSALVPSFGASDAGSGLVTILESVRAYLASRKQPKNDIIILFSDAEEIGLDGAKLFVNDHPWAKNVGLVLNFEARGTSGPSNMILETNGGNSKLVKEFIAANPDFPVASSLMYSVYKMLPNDTDSTVFREDGDIDSFFFAFIDSHFNYHTANDNMYHLAWNSLMHQGSYLLPLIHYFADANLSELKAETDNVYVNLPLVKMLSYPFAWILPMLIIAAILFILLIYYGLKQKKLNGKSIGLGFVPFLLSLLLCGLLGFFGWKLILALYPQYTEIQQGFTYNGHWYIAFFVFISLAVSFAIYKKFTQKFNEPAFYVAPLFFWLLINVAVFIVLKGAAYFIIPVFFGLLSFFIMLRQERPNLLAMALLAAPALFIFAPLIQFFPVGLGLKMLVISCVFTVLLFALLWPVFGFYKMKRLLSVVCLLLAITCFGIAHSKSNYSEERRKPNSLIYYKDADTNKFYWLTYDEEIDEWTQNYLGENPKKASAVVADAAYSKYGANFTYATKAPQRNIADFEIILKEDTLIEALRKVKLIIVPHRRVHKIDLYSETISALKALEFNGQTMPVSKVSSNYRGTKNSALINYYVSEGDSLKVAYSAEKNTPVSFKIMEYSFNLMTEPQFEITQRPIYTMPKPFVITDAIMVKRTFSVDSLRIHVEDTTKANFQNIPSQ; from the coding sequence ATGAAAAAACTTGGCGCCATTCTTTCCCTTCTGCTTATCGTTGGCTTATTATTTTATAGCTTTTATTCACTTACCCCGCATTACGATGAAAATAAAACCTATCCAGCTACTGAATTTTCGGTTGACAGAGCGTTGGAACCTTTAAGCGAAATTGCTAAACAACCACATTATCTGGGTTCTGATGGACATAAAGAAGTGCGTAAAATTTTAATTGCCGAAATGCAAAAATTGGGTTTAGACCCTCACATTCAAACGGGTTTTAGCTTGAATCCAGATTCTAAAACGCTCAATAAACCAGTTAATATTATTGGGCGAATAAAGGGCAGCGAAGATGGAAAGGCGCTTTTGTTACTTTCGCATTACGATAGCGCGCTTGTACCGTCGTTTGGTGCCAGCGATGCCGGAAGTGGCCTGGTTACTATTTTAGAAAGTGTACGCGCGTATCTGGCTTCCCGAAAACAACCTAAAAACGATATTATAATTTTATTTTCCGATGCTGAAGAAATCGGGCTAGATGGCGCAAAATTATTTGTAAATGACCATCCTTGGGCAAAAAATGTGGGATTGGTACTGAATTTTGAAGCGCGTGGTACGAGCGGTCCAAGTAATATGATTTTAGAAACCAACGGTGGAAATTCAAAACTTGTAAAGGAGTTTATCGCGGCAAATCCAGACTTTCCGGTGGCTTCTTCATTAATGTATAGTGTTTATAAAATGTTGCCCAACGATACCGATTCTACTGTATTTAGGGAAGATGGCGATATTGATAGTTTTTTCTTCGCCTTTATAGATAGCCATTTTAACTACCATACAGCAAATGACAATATGTACCATTTAGCATGGAATAGTTTAATGCATCAAGGTAGTTACTTGCTTCCGCTTATTCATTATTTTGCTGATGCCAATCTGTCCGAGTTAAAAGCCGAAACAGATAATGTGTACGTAAACCTACCTCTGGTTAAAATGCTAAGCTATCCTTTTGCATGGATTTTGCCTATGCTTATTATTGCTGCAATTCTATTTATTCTTTTAATTTATTACGGTTTAAAACAGAAAAAGCTCAATGGTAAATCTATTGGTTTGGGTTTTGTTCCATTTTTGCTTTCCTTGCTTTTATGTGGCCTACTTGGTTTTTTTGGTTGGAAATTAATTTTGGCACTATACCCACAATACACCGAAATTCAACAAGGTTTTACCTATAATGGCCATTGGTATATCGCCTTTTTCGTTTTTATTTCATTGGCAGTATCCTTCGCTATTTATAAAAAGTTCACCCAAAAATTTAATGAGCCTGCGTTTTACGTAGCACCCTTGTTTTTTTGGTTATTAATTAACGTGGCTGTATTTATAGTTTTAAAAGGAGCAGCGTATTTTATTATTCCCGTATTTTTTGGGTTATTGTCGTTTTTTATAATGCTTCGGCAGGAGCGCCCAAATCTTTTGGCAATGGCGCTTTTGGCAGCTCCGGCGCTTTTTATTTTTGCACCGCTTATTCAATTTTTTCCTGTTGGTTTGGGTTTAAAAATGCTGGTTATTAGTTGTGTTTTTACGGTTTTACTATTTGCGTTGCTCTGGCCCGTTTTTGGTTTTTACAAAATGAAACGCTTACTTTCTGTTGTGTGTTTGCTGCTTGCAATAACTTGCTTCGGAATAGCGCATTCAAAAAGTAATTATTCCGAAGAACGAAGAAAACCAAACAGTTTAATTTATTATAAGGATGCAGATACCAATAAATTTTATTGGCTTACCTACGACGAAGAAATTGATGAATGGACGCAGAATTATTTAGGCGAAAACCCTAAAAAAGCATCTGCGGTAGTTGCCGATGCAGCATACAGTAAATACGGCGCCAATTTTACTTATGCGACAAAAGCTCCACAAAGAAATATTGCAGATTTTGAAATAATATTAAAAGAAGATACCTTAATTGAAGCACTTCGGAAGGTGAAACTTATCATCGTTCCGCACCGAAGAGTACATAAAATAGACTTATATAGTGAAACGATTTCGGCTTTAAAAGCTTTGGAGTTTAACGGACAAACGATGCCTGTTTCAAAAGTTTCGAGCAACTATAGAGGTACAAAAAATAGTGCACTAATTAATTATTACGTGTCTGAAGGCGATTCGCTAAAAGTGGCGTATTCCGCAGAGAAAAATACTCCGGTTTCTTTTAAAATTATGGAATATTCTTTCAATTTAATGACTGAGCCACAATTTGAAATTACCCAAAGACCAATTTATACCATGCCAAAACCATTTGTTATTACGGATGCTATTATGGTTAAACGAACTTTTTCAGTAGATTCGCTTAGAATACATGTTGAAGATACAACAAAGGCAAACTTTCAAAATATCCCCTCACAATGA
- a CDS encoding SDR family oxidoreductase has product MNNTIAITGLGWLGQPLAYRLSALNYTVKGSVTSIEKATLLQQNGFNAFPVEVSENGIEGEIEALLLNADCFMIMIPPGLRRNTGADYVLKMAHLLSAINESAVRKIILVSSTSVYDDSQGRVTERDEPKPETIAGKQLRQVEELFMNAEGLQTTVVRFGGLIGGSRNPVKYLAGRKDLIDANAPVNLIHRDDCINILVEILKKDAFGKVFNAVNPNHPKKAEYYIQKAKELGLEAPTFAEAVSNGTFKQVDSDNLQSVLNYSFKTSI; this is encoded by the coding sequence ATGAATAATACAATCGCTATTACGGGTCTTGGCTGGCTCGGACAACCTTTAGCATATCGTTTATCGGCTTTAAATTATACGGTAAAAGGTTCGGTAACTTCTATTGAAAAAGCCACTTTATTACAACAAAACGGTTTTAACGCTTTTCCTGTTGAAGTTTCTGAAAACGGTATTGAAGGCGAAATAGAGGCATTGTTATTAAATGCCGATTGTTTTATGATAATGATTCCGCCCGGACTACGAAGAAACACGGGCGCAGATTACGTATTAAAGATGGCGCATTTACTTTCGGCTATCAACGAATCTGCCGTAAGAAAAATTATTTTAGTGAGTAGTACTTCGGTTTATGATGATTCACAGGGGAGGGTGACGGAGCGGGACGAGCCAAAACCCGAAACCATCGCCGGCAAGCAATTGCGGCAAGTAGAAGAATTATTTATGAATGCCGAAGGCTTGCAGACTACCGTAGTGCGTTTTGGCGGATTGATAGGCGGCAGTAGAAACCCTGTGAAATATTTGGCAGGAAGAAAAGATTTGATTGATGCTAACGCTCCCGTAAATTTGATTCATCGGGATGATTGTATTAATATCTTGGTTGAAATTTTAAAGAAAGATGCCTTCGGAAAAGTTTTTAACGCAGTAAACCCGAACCATCCAAAAAAAGCGGAATATTATATCCAAAAGGCAAAGGAGCTTGGGTTGGAAGCTCCCACTTTTGCGGAAGCGGTTTCAAACGGAACTTTTAAGCAAGTGGATTCCGATAATTTACAATCAGTCTTGAATTATTCGTTTAAAACTTCTATATAA